TCGAGATGGACGTACCCATCGTCTCCCGCGGCGACGAGGGCGTCTACGACGCAGTCGCCGAGGCCCCCGCGCAAAAGTCCGAGAACCCGAAGTCCTGAGCGTCGTCGGGCACCGGCGGATCAGACTTCGTACTTGTAGCCGAGTCCGCGTACGGTCACCAGCATCCGCGGGTTCGACGGGTCCGGCTCGATCTTCGCACGCAGCCGCTTGACGTGTACGTCGAGCGTCTTGGTGTCACCGACGTAGTCGGCTCCCCAGACCCGATCGATCAGCTGGCCTCGGGTCAGCACCCGACCGGTGTTGCGTAGGAACATCTCGAGGAGCTCGAACTCCTTGAGCGGCAGGCGTACCTCGTCACCTCCGACGGTCACGACGTGCCGCTCGACGTCCATCCGTACTCGGCCGGACTCCAGAGCGGACGGCGCCTCGTCGACGTCGGTGCCGCGTCGCAGCACCGCCCTGATCCGTGCGACCAGCTCGCGCGGGCTGTACGGCTTCGTGACGTAGTCGTCCGCGCCGAGCTCCAAGCCGACGACCTTGTCGACCTCCGCATCCTTAGCGCTCACCATGATCACCGGCACGTTCGACGTCTGCCGGATCTGTCGGCACACCTCCGTGCCGGGCAGTCCCGGAAGCATCAGGTCCAACAGCACGATGTCGGCGCCGGCCCGGTCGAAGTCTGCGAGTGCGTCGTGGCCGTTCTCCGCGATCGACACCTCGAAGCCCTCCTTGCGCAACACATAGGCAAGAGCATCGCTGTAGCTTTCCTCATCTTCGACGACGAGAACACGGGTCACAGTGTTGTCT
The sequence above is drawn from the Nocardioidaceae bacterium SCSIO 66511 genome and encodes:
- a CDS encoding response regulator transcription factor → MTRVLVVEDEESYSDALAYVLRKEGFEVSIAENGHDALADFDRAGADIVLLDLMLPGLPGTEVCRQIRQTSNVPVIMVSAKDAEVDKVVGLELGADDYVTKPYSPRELVARIRAVLRRGTDVDEAPSALESGRVRMDVERHVVTVGGDEVRLPLKEFELLEMFLRNTGRVLTRGQLIDRVWGADYVGDTKTLDVHVKRLRAKIEPDPSNPRMLVTVRGLGYKYEV